A single region of the Rattus rattus isolate New Zealand chromosome 8, Rrattus_CSIRO_v1, whole genome shotgun sequence genome encodes:
- the LOC116907384 gene encoding olfactory receptor 145-like: protein MSLGRMALGNASSVKEFILLGLTQQPELQLPLFFLFLGIYVVSVVGNLGLIVLIVLNPHLHSPMYYFLFNLSFTDLCYSTVITPRMLVGFVKQNIISHAECMTQLFFFCFFVIDECYILTAMAYDRYAAICKPLLYQVTMSHQVCLLMTVGVCVMGLVGAIAHTICMLMITFCDSNIINHYMCDIPPLLKLSCTSTTINELVVFIVVGVNVIVPTLTIFISYTLVLSNILSIHSAEGRSKAFSTCGSHVIAVSLFFGASAFMYLKPSSASEDDDKVSTIFYTIVGPMLNPFIYSIRNKDVHIALRKTLKKSIFT, encoded by the coding sequence ATGTCCTTGGGAAGAATGGCTTTAGGAAATGCCTCCTCAGTGAAGGAGTTCATCCTGCTGGGTTTGACACAACAGCCAGAGCTCcagctgcctctcttcttcctcttcctgggaaTCTATGTGGTCTCTGTGGTGGGGAACCTGGGCTTGATCGTTCTGATTGTTTTGAATCCTCACCTGCACTCCCCCATGTACTACTTTCTCTTCAACCTTTCCTTCACAGATCTCTGCTACTCCACTGTCATAACCCCCAGAATGCTGGTGGGTTTTGTGAAGCAGAACATCATCTCTCATGCTGAGTGCATGActcagctctttttcttctgcttctttgttaTTGATGAATGCTACATTTTGACAGCAATGGCCTATGACAGATATGCTGCCATCTGTAAGCCCCTGCTTTACCAGGTCACCATGTCTCATCAAGTCTGCCTCTTGATGacagtgggggtgtgtgtgatggGGCTTGTGGGTGCCATAGCCCACACAATTTGCATGCTGATGATCACCTTCTGTGACAGCAACATCATCAATCACTACATGTGTGACATACCCCCGCTCCTGAAACTCTCCTGCACAAGTACCACAATCAATGAGCTGGTGGTTTTCATTGTTGTGGGTGTCAATGTGATAGTTCCCACCCTGACTATCTTTATTTCTTACACTTTGGTCCTTTCCAACATCCTCAGCATCCATTCTGCAGAAGGTAGGTCAAAAGCCTTCAGTACCTGTGGCTCCCATGTCatagctgtttctcttttctttggagcTTCAGCGTTCATGTATCTTAAACCATCTAGTGCATCTGAGGATGATGATAAAGTGTCTACCATTTTTTATACCATTGTGGGCCCAATGTTGAATCCTTTCATCTATAGTATAAGGAATAAGGATGTCCACATTGCACTGAGAAAAACtttgaagaaaagcatttttacCTAA